In a single window of the Limnochorda sp. L945t genome:
- a CDS encoding sensor histidine kinase, whose translation MNSVVFKMAAAFALVAVLTVVAVGVAAQWAVNQEFQYYLFRVRVESASPGEPGTVPAPGDHPGWMRRMMGQGWGPAISYFMGLPERRFLTRVREVLWQVGVVAAAVGAGMGVVMASTMTRRLHRLSQRALAIGAAAHAGLPETGDELDRLDAAFTTMERTLERKEQQRRQLLADIAHELKTPLTVVQANLEAMLDDVTPATPQRIAGIHTQVVLLARLVNDLRDLAMAEAGELPVHRERVDLADLVEAAADLWRPRFDELHARLTVTRAPSPQVLADPDRIGQVMANLLSNAVRHLPAEGGEVRIRVEPAAGGREVVVSVEDNGPGIPEGSLPHIFDHFFRADLARARSTGGSGIGLAVVRSVIEAHGGRVFAENRREGGARFTFVLPAAGERARRDETRRAAVPDGRVPSLDGRRGVI comes from the coding sequence GTGAACAGCGTGGTCTTCAAGATGGCCGCGGCCTTCGCCCTGGTTGCCGTCTTGACGGTGGTCGCCGTCGGTGTGGCCGCCCAGTGGGCCGTCAACCAGGAGTTCCAGTATTACCTCTTCCGCGTGCGGGTGGAGAGCGCCTCGCCCGGGGAGCCGGGCACGGTACCGGCGCCGGGCGACCATCCTGGATGGATGCGCCGCATGATGGGCCAGGGGTGGGGCCCGGCCATCAGCTATTTCATGGGCCTGCCGGAGCGACGCTTCTTGACCCGGGTCCGGGAGGTGCTCTGGCAGGTGGGCGTGGTGGCCGCGGCGGTGGGAGCCGGGATGGGCGTCGTCATGGCCTCGACCATGACCCGCCGGCTGCACCGTCTCTCCCAGCGCGCCCTGGCCATCGGAGCGGCCGCGCACGCGGGGCTGCCCGAGACCGGTGACGAGCTCGACCGGCTGGACGCGGCCTTCACGACCATGGAGCGGACCCTGGAGCGCAAGGAGCAGCAGCGCCGCCAGCTCCTGGCCGACATCGCCCACGAGCTCAAGACGCCCCTGACGGTGGTCCAGGCCAACCTCGAGGCCATGCTCGACGACGTCACGCCGGCCACTCCCCAGCGCATCGCGGGGATCCACACCCAGGTGGTCCTCCTGGCCCGGCTGGTCAACGACCTGCGGGATCTCGCCATGGCCGAGGCCGGGGAGCTGCCGGTGCACCGGGAGCGGGTCGACCTGGCCGACCTGGTGGAGGCGGCGGCCGACCTGTGGCGCCCGCGCTTCGACGAGCTGCACGCCCGGCTCACGGTCACGCGTGCGCCGAGCCCCCAGGTGCTGGCCGATCCGGACCGCATCGGCCAGGTCATGGCCAACCTGCTGAGCAACGCGGTGCGGCACCTGCCTGCAGAGGGGGGCGAGGTGCGCATCCGGGTGGAGCCGGCCGCCGGCGGCCGGGAGGTGGTGGTCTCGGTGGAGGACAACGGGCCCGGGATCCCGGAGGGGAGCCTGCCGCACATCTTCGACCACTTCTTCCGGGCGGATCTGGCCCGGGCCCGCAGCACGGGGGGCTCGGGCATCGGCCTTGCCGTCGTGCGGTCCGTCATCGAGGCGCACGGAGGGCGCGTCTTCGCGGAAAACCGGCGCGAGGGCGGGGCTCGCTTCACGTTCGTCCTGCCCGCCGCCGGCGAAAGGGCACGGCGTGACGAGACGCGCCGGGCGGCCGTCCCCGACGGGCGGGTGCCTTCGCTGGACGGCCGGAGGGGTGTGATCTGA
- the tilS gene encoding tRNA lysidine(34) synthetase TilS has translation MRPGASEEAARAGEAPAASLRRTRLFLGMARTIARHQMVQPRDRVLVGLSGGPDSSALLHALRLFAPRMGLELAAAHVHHHIRGRSADRDARLSEEYAARLGVPFHLVHVDAPAHARSERVSLETAARTLRLEALQRLAAEHGYRRVALGHTADDQAETVLMWVLRGTSPAGLGGIPPVRGMFVRPLLDVWREDVEAYCRAAGIEPTRDETNLSPDMARNRIRAELLPLIESRIRPGARRALVRLARLAREDEAWMQQQAQEAWDALRPVRAEGRLIIDRRALAALPAPLARRILVRAFEEVSGGHRGQLSLRHVEALQQAVARGRGGAVVVLPERVRGVVEQGELRLQSL, from the coding sequence GTGAGACCTGGCGCTTCCGAGGAGGCGGCGCGGGCCGGGGAGGCGCCGGCCGCCTCCTTGCGCCGCACGAGGCTTTTCCTCGGCATGGCGCGCACCATCGCCCGCCACCAGATGGTGCAGCCGCGCGACCGCGTCCTGGTCGGGCTCTCGGGCGGGCCGGACTCGAGCGCGCTGCTCCACGCGCTGCGGCTCTTCGCACCCCGCATGGGCCTGGAGCTCGCGGCCGCGCACGTGCACCACCACATCCGGGGGCGTTCCGCAGACCGGGACGCCCGGCTCTCCGAGGAGTACGCGGCACGCCTCGGGGTGCCGTTTCATCTCGTGCACGTGGATGCCCCGGCCCACGCGCGCTCCGAGCGCGTCTCGCTCGAGACCGCGGCCCGCACGCTTCGCCTGGAAGCGCTCCAGCGCCTCGCCGCGGAGCATGGTTACCGGCGGGTGGCCCTCGGGCACACGGCCGACGATCAGGCCGAGACGGTGCTCATGTGGGTGCTCAGGGGTACGTCGCCGGCGGGGCTCGGCGGCATCCCCCCCGTGCGCGGCATGTTCGTCCGGCCGCTGCTGGACGTCTGGAGGGAGGACGTGGAAGCGTACTGCCGGGCGGCGGGCATCGAGCCCACACGGGACGAGACCAACCTCTCGCCCGACATGGCGCGCAACCGGATCCGGGCCGAGCTGTTGCCGCTCATCGAAAGCCGCATCCGGCCGGGGGCGAGAAGGGCCCTGGTGCGCCTCGCGCGGCTGGCCCGCGAGGACGAGGCCTGGATGCAACAGCAGGCGCAAGAGGCTTGGGACGCCTTACGCCCCGTGCGGGCCGAGGGGCGCCTGATCATCGACCGCCGGGCGCTGGCGGCCCTTCCCGCGCCCCTGGCGCGGCGCATACTGGTAAGAGCGTTCGAAGAAGTGTCGGGCGGGCACCGGGGACAACTATCGCTGCGCCACGTCGAGGCGCTGCAACAAGCGGTCGCCCGCGGGCGCGGCGGTGCGGTCGTGGTATTGCCCGAGAGAGTACGGGGGGTCGTGGAGCAGGGGGAGCTTCGCCTGCAATCCCTGTGA
- the ftsH gene encoding ATP-dependent zinc metalloprotease FtsH, with product MNRFLRGVMLYLLIAIVLVSIVSTFYSPSESKRQIEYYQFTRLLDSGQVASVRFVGDQRLEGTLKDNTSFSTYIPAGSTQEVMRNLEAKGVAISAEPPPNPPWWLNLLPNLLMLVVFVGIWLFILNQMQGGSNRAMSFGKSRARLHTEEKTKVTFNDVAGLDEAKQELQEVVEFLKHPKKFVDIGARVPKGILLVGPPGTGKTLLARAVAGEAGVPFFSISGSDFVEMFVGVGAARVRDLFETAKKNSPCIVFIDELDAVGRQRGAGLGGGHDEREQTLNQLLVEMDGFEPNSGIIIMAATNRPDVLDPALLRPGRFDRKVVVDRPDVEGRYEILRVHSRNKPLAPDVDLKLLARRTPGFVGADLENVMNEAAILAARRGKKRITMDECEEAIDRVIMGPERRHKVIRPQDKKVLAYHEAGHALVAHFLPHSDPVHKVTIVGRGLAGGYTMVLPDEDRMVETRSELLDRLAHILGGRAAEQLAFSEISTGAQNDLEQATKLARQMVMAWGMSEKLGPLTFGRQHEDLIFLGRDIARDRNYSEQVAAAIDDEVRRLIEEAYSKAATILKDHRDALERVVEALMEKETLNREAFVATVEGRELPAEAPAPSAPAASPEARSAAGAERPRRALDKDGLLEPPGKQPRPAEG from the coding sequence ATGAACAGGTTTTTGAGAGGCGTCATGCTTTACCTGTTGATCGCCATCGTCCTCGTCTCCATCGTCAGCACCTTTTACTCCCCCTCCGAGAGCAAGCGGCAGATCGAATATTACCAGTTTACGAGACTCCTGGATTCCGGGCAGGTCGCCAGCGTGCGGTTCGTCGGCGACCAGAGGCTCGAGGGCACCCTCAAGGACAACACCAGCTTTTCCACGTACATCCCGGCAGGCAGCACGCAAGAGGTCATGCGCAACCTCGAGGCGAAGGGCGTGGCCATCTCGGCCGAGCCACCGCCCAACCCGCCTTGGTGGCTCAACTTGCTGCCCAACTTGTTGATGCTGGTGGTCTTCGTCGGCATCTGGCTGTTCATCCTCAACCAGATGCAGGGCGGCTCCAACCGGGCCATGTCGTTCGGCAAGAGCCGGGCGCGGCTGCACACGGAAGAGAAGACCAAGGTCACGTTCAACGACGTGGCCGGCCTGGACGAGGCCAAGCAGGAGCTCCAGGAGGTCGTGGAGTTCCTCAAGCATCCCAAGAAGTTCGTCGACATCGGCGCGCGGGTGCCGAAGGGCATTTTGCTGGTAGGCCCGCCGGGCACCGGCAAGACGCTTCTGGCACGAGCGGTGGCGGGCGAGGCCGGTGTCCCCTTCTTCAGCATCAGCGGCTCGGACTTCGTCGAGATGTTCGTGGGCGTGGGAGCCGCCCGCGTGCGCGACCTGTTCGAGACGGCCAAGAAAAACAGCCCGTGCATCGTCTTCATCGACGAGCTGGACGCGGTCGGTCGCCAGCGGGGCGCGGGCCTCGGCGGCGGTCACGACGAGCGGGAGCAGACCCTCAACCAGCTCCTGGTGGAGATGGACGGGTTCGAGCCCAACAGCGGGATCATCATCATGGCCGCCACCAACCGCCCGGACGTCCTGGACCCGGCCCTGCTGCGACCGGGACGCTTCGACCGCAAAGTGGTGGTCGACCGGCCGGACGTCGAGGGGCGCTATGAGATCCTCAGGGTGCACAGCCGCAACAAGCCCCTCGCGCCGGACGTGGACCTCAAGCTGCTGGCCCGGCGCACGCCCGGCTTCGTGGGCGCGGATCTCGAAAACGTCATGAACGAGGCGGCCATCCTCGCGGCCCGCCGCGGCAAGAAGCGGATCACCATGGACGAGTGCGAGGAGGCCATCGACCGGGTGATCATGGGGCCCGAGCGGCGGCACAAGGTCATCCGGCCGCAGGACAAGAAAGTGCTGGCCTATCACGAGGCCGGACATGCTCTCGTGGCCCACTTCCTGCCCCACTCCGACCCCGTGCACAAGGTGACCATCGTGGGCCGGGGATTGGCCGGCGGGTACACCATGGTGCTCCCGGATGAAGACCGCATGGTAGAGACGCGCAGCGAGCTCCTGGACCGCCTCGCCCACATCCTGGGAGGCCGGGCCGCCGAGCAGCTCGCCTTCTCCGAGATCAGCACGGGGGCTCAAAACGACCTCGAGCAGGCCACCAAGCTGGCCCGCCAGATGGTCATGGCGTGGGGCATGAGCGAGAAGCTGGGGCCTCTGACCTTCGGCCGCCAGCACGAGGACCTCATCTTCCTGGGCCGCGACATCGCCCGGGACCGCAACTACAGCGAGCAGGTGGCCGCGGCCATCGACGACGAGGTGCGCCGCCTCATCGAGGAGGCCTACAGCAAGGCGGCAACCATCCTCAAGGACCACCGTGACGCGCTCGAGCGCGTGGTGGAGGCGCTCATGGAGAAGGAGACGCTCAACCGGGAGGCCTTCGTGGCCACGGTCGAGGGCCGGGAGCTCCCGGCCGAGGCGCCGGCACCATCCGCGCCCGCCGCCTCTCCCGAGGCTCGCTCGGCTGCCGGAGCGGAAAGGCCGCGGCGGGCTCTCGACAAGGACGGCCTGCTGGAGCCACCGGGCAAGCAGCCCAGACCGGCTGAGGGCTGA
- a CDS encoding response regulator transcription factor, translating to MVDDEPEITQVLRAYLEAEGFRVVIAGDGLEALGLARSRGVDLVLLDLLLPGLDGREVCRRLRNESDLPIIMLTARGDEVDRVVGLELGADDYITKPFSPREVVARVRAVLRRAHARSQGGAAPAPGAGAAPVARGAEDEVHRVGELTVDVPRHQATLRGRELELTPTEFKILATLASHPGRVFTRLQLVERVQGMAFEGYERTIDAHIKNLRQKLGDDPRHPRFIATVYGVGYKLVPQESPPSGGRGE from the coding sequence GTGGTCGACGACGAGCCCGAGATCACCCAGGTGCTGCGCGCGTACCTGGAGGCCGAAGGCTTCCGGGTCGTGATCGCCGGCGACGGTCTGGAGGCTCTCGGGCTGGCCCGTTCCCGGGGCGTGGACCTCGTGCTGCTCGACCTGCTGCTGCCCGGGCTCGACGGCCGCGAGGTGTGCCGGCGCCTCCGCAACGAGTCGGACCTTCCCATCATCATGCTGACGGCGCGGGGTGACGAGGTCGACCGGGTCGTCGGGTTGGAGCTCGGAGCCGACGACTACATCACCAAACCGTTCAGCCCCCGCGAGGTGGTCGCGCGGGTGCGGGCCGTGCTTCGTCGGGCTCACGCCCGTTCCCAAGGCGGGGCTGCGCCGGCGCCGGGGGCGGGAGCTGCGCCGGTCGCTCGGGGCGCAGAGGACGAAGTGCACCGGGTCGGCGAGTTGACGGTGGACGTGCCCCGCCACCAGGCGACCCTGCGGGGGCGGGAGCTCGAGCTCACGCCCACCGAGTTCAAGATCCTGGCAACGCTGGCATCGCACCCCGGCCGGGTGTTTACCCGGTTACAGCTGGTGGAGCGGGTGCAGGGCATGGCCTTCGAGGGCTACGAGCGCACCATCGACGCGCACATCAAAAACCTGCGCCAAAAGCTCGGAGACGACCCTCGCCATCCCCGGTTCATCGCGACGGTGTACGGCGTGGGGTACAAGCTGGTACCCCAGGAGAGCCCGCCGAGCGGGGGGCGAGGCGAGTGA
- a CDS encoding SPW repeat domain-containing protein: MWQNWVNVVVGVLLIILPFVVTADPLKWISVIGGVIVAVLAYWANTQAQSKTGA; encoded by the coding sequence ATGTGGCAAAACTGGGTGAACGTGGTCGTTGGCGTACTGCTGATTATCTTACCGTTCGTGGTCACGGCCGATCCGCTCAAGTGGATCAGCGTGATCGGCGGCGTCATCGTAGCGGTCCTGGCGTATTGGGCCAACACCCAGGCGCAGTCCAAGACGGGCGCCTGA
- the galE gene encoding UDP-glucose 4-epimerase GalE translates to MNVLVTGGAGYVGSHAVLALLEAGHDVTVLDDLSSGHPEAVRDVPLAVADVTDRGALERLVRERGPFDAVMHFAGKIQVGESVRKPDLYFHVNVVGTLHLLELLARHGTRWFVFSSSAAVYGEPETVPIPEEHPLRPASPYGETKRAVEAMLPWWEEAYGLRWVSLRYFNAAGADPRGRTGERHDPETHLIPVVLQVALGRRDAVEVYGTDWPTADGTCVRDFVHVSDLATAHRLALEHLGNGGASGCFNLGGGQGWSVRQVIEVCRQVTGRPIPVREAPRRPGDPAVLVADPARARRQLRWQPQFSSLETIVRTAWDWHKAGY, encoded by the coding sequence TTGAACGTACTGGTGACCGGCGGAGCCGGCTACGTCGGGAGCCACGCCGTGCTGGCGTTGTTGGAGGCAGGGCACGACGTGACGGTGCTCGACGACCTGTCGAGCGGGCATCCGGAGGCGGTACGGGACGTGCCGCTGGCCGTGGCCGACGTCACCGACCGCGGCGCGCTGGAGCGCCTCGTGCGCGAGCGCGGCCCCTTCGATGCGGTCATGCACTTCGCGGGCAAGATCCAGGTCGGCGAGTCGGTGCGAAAGCCCGACCTCTACTTCCACGTCAACGTGGTGGGCACCCTTCATCTGCTGGAGCTGCTGGCCCGGCACGGCACCCGGTGGTTCGTCTTCTCGTCGTCGGCCGCGGTGTATGGAGAGCCGGAGACCGTGCCGATTCCAGAAGAGCACCCCCTGCGCCCGGCCAGCCCGTACGGGGAGACCAAGCGCGCGGTGGAGGCCATGCTTCCCTGGTGGGAAGAGGCGTATGGCCTGCGCTGGGTGAGCCTGCGCTACTTCAACGCCGCCGGCGCCGACCCGCGAGGCCGGACCGGCGAGCGGCACGACCCCGAGACCCATCTCATCCCGGTCGTGCTGCAGGTTGCTCTCGGGCGGCGCGACGCGGTGGAGGTGTACGGGACCGACTGGCCCACCGCGGACGGGACGTGCGTGCGCGACTTCGTGCACGTGAGCGACCTGGCGACGGCCCACCGCCTGGCCCTCGAGCATCTGGGAAACGGTGGGGCCAGCGGCTGCTTCAACCTCGGCGGCGGTCAGGGGTGGTCGGTGCGGCAGGTCATCGAAGTGTGCCGGCAGGTGACGGGGCGGCCCATCCCCGTGCGAGAGGCCCCGCGCCGGCCGGGTGACCCGGCCGTGCTCGTGGCCGACCCCGCCCGGGCGCGCAGGCAGTTGCGGTGGCAGCCGCAGTTTTCCTCGCTCGAGACCATCGTCCGCACGGCCTGGGATTGGCACAAGGCAGGCTATTGA
- a CDS encoding SpoIIE family protein phosphatase, with protein sequence MRHVAGPALAVLAGVLLSSARVGNLGPFALAFFFSTLETGALLPAAAAVGTVAGAALFAPAHGPVVLAAVALGWALAGPKGSHRLRRRRHLLAALAVMAARMVAGGLGIGQAPLWWIETVAEAMAAAALTHLWSPVAAFLGGGGSSPGPAGGAAAGADGGSADGAVAGAATQGQSAGLVERAAGLVTAGAALLVGLVPIGVGPVHLAAVAGPLLTLVTTASAGPSLGVALAVVSGFLMAVASPRWLLFALAQAAGALGAAAVSGGRKEWAALSMAGVTAAAGLAASSAEWVAWALGHALAGALLYLLMPGAWIVALERRGREFGLAATPDGGVAGGGAMAATGPSGVLVAEWAHRRALEGVESAAGIVEALRATYETAASAMDGTDWADGPGYVGKVQERACRQCPSFAHCWESHANASFWDVLAFLERAEQRGEAVESDMPAELRRRCIQPFRLAAAVSDTAALMAAFKRARKGAEAESRRLMSEVGAAAGMLRRLRAHLQERGLPLDVPAASRLMRHMARLGIPYREALVAGAGCRREVVVRLREPCGAPHSCSRRVLRAAQESEGIPLAVVDEHCRHEPGPDGGRRDEAGCEVRLGPRAAWQLDVAFTSRTRWDQNSSGDTFHRVQLAPGLVAVVLSDGMGSGPEAARESTGAVRLAEAALVAGFDAGQAIQFANAVLLARSPDERFATLDLAVFDLVSGELELAKAGAYPTFVLRSGSVERLEGRAIPAGILQAVEVEPVRRRLLDGDVIVMATDGAAELGEAGESCLQHVLQTLGSARGEAAALADALSSCLEQVARGRWPDDVTVAVMTVRQLDAPLLPAYTDAGSGAGSRRPARPWVAVGRQRQRRSLVTTGAQPFGREGS encoded by the coding sequence GTGCGACACGTCGCTGGCCCCGCTTTGGCGGTGCTCGCCGGAGTGCTGCTCTCGTCGGCCCGCGTCGGTAACCTGGGGCCGTTCGCGCTGGCCTTCTTCTTCAGCACCCTCGAGACGGGAGCCCTGTTGCCGGCCGCGGCCGCCGTGGGCACGGTGGCCGGAGCTGCGTTGTTCGCACCCGCGCATGGCCCTGTCGTGCTGGCGGCGGTCGCCCTGGGGTGGGCCCTGGCGGGGCCCAAGGGGAGCCATCGCCTGCGCCGGCGGCGGCACTTGCTGGCGGCCCTGGCCGTGATGGCTGCCCGGATGGTGGCGGGCGGCCTGGGGATCGGCCAGGCTCCCCTGTGGTGGATCGAGACCGTGGCAGAGGCGATGGCCGCCGCGGCGCTCACTCACCTGTGGTCGCCGGTCGCCGCCTTCCTGGGGGGAGGGGGTAGCTCGCCCGGGCCGGCGGGTGGAGCCGCTGCGGGGGCCGACGGGGGTTCGGCGGACGGCGCCGTCGCCGGAGCAGCCACCCAGGGCCAGAGCGCCGGCCTCGTGGAGCGGGCGGCCGGCCTGGTGACCGCGGGGGCGGCGCTCTTGGTGGGGCTGGTGCCGATCGGAGTGGGGCCCGTCCACCTGGCTGCGGTCGCCGGGCCGCTGCTCACTTTGGTCACGACGGCCTCTGCCGGCCCCTCCCTGGGCGTGGCGCTGGCCGTGGTGTCGGGGTTCCTGATGGCCGTAGCGAGCCCGCGGTGGCTCTTGTTCGCCCTGGCGCAGGCGGCGGGCGCGCTGGGGGCCGCGGCGGTATCGGGAGGGCGCAAGGAGTGGGCGGCCCTTTCCATGGCCGGCGTGACCGCTGCCGCCGGCCTGGCCGCGTCGTCGGCAGAGTGGGTGGCATGGGCGCTCGGGCACGCGCTGGCGGGGGCGCTCCTGTACCTGCTCATGCCCGGAGCGTGGATCGTGGCGCTGGAGCGCCGGGGGCGCGAGTTCGGGCTTGCGGCAACCCCGGACGGGGGCGTCGCCGGAGGCGGAGCGATGGCGGCGACCGGGCCGTCCGGCGTGCTGGTGGCCGAGTGGGCGCACCGCCGGGCCCTCGAGGGCGTCGAGAGCGCCGCCGGCATCGTAGAGGCGCTGCGGGCGACGTATGAGACCGCCGCCTCGGCGATGGACGGGACGGACTGGGCGGACGGCCCCGGCTACGTGGGCAAGGTGCAGGAGCGGGCGTGCCGGCAGTGCCCCTCTTTTGCCCACTGCTGGGAAAGCCACGCCAACGCGAGCTTCTGGGACGTCCTCGCCTTCCTGGAGCGGGCCGAGCAGCGCGGAGAGGCCGTCGAGTCCGACATGCCCGCAGAGCTGCGGCGGCGCTGCATCCAGCCCTTCCGCCTGGCGGCCGCCGTGAGCGACACGGCCGCGTTGATGGCCGCCTTCAAGCGCGCCCGCAAGGGGGCAGAGGCCGAGTCCCGGCGCCTCATGTCCGAAGTCGGCGCGGCCGCGGGCATGCTGCGGCGCCTGAGGGCGCACCTGCAGGAGAGAGGGCTTCCGCTCGACGTGCCCGCGGCCTCCCGGCTCATGCGCCACATGGCCCGCCTGGGGATCCCGTACCGCGAGGCGCTGGTGGCCGGCGCGGGCTGCCGGCGGGAAGTGGTGGTGCGGTTACGGGAGCCGTGCGGGGCTCCTCACTCCTGCAGCCGCCGGGTGCTCCGGGCGGCCCAGGAGAGCGAGGGGATCCCGCTGGCCGTGGTGGACGAGCATTGCCGGCACGAGCCGGGGCCGGACGGTGGCCGGCGCGACGAGGCCGGGTGCGAGGTGCGCCTGGGTCCCCGGGCCGCCTGGCAGCTGGACGTGGCGTTTACCTCTCGCACCCGCTGGGACCAAAACAGTTCGGGGGACACCTTCCACCGCGTGCAGCTCGCCCCCGGCCTGGTTGCCGTGGTGCTCAGCGACGGGATGGGCAGCGGGCCGGAGGCGGCCCGGGAAAGCACCGGGGCCGTCCGGCTGGCGGAGGCGGCGCTGGTGGCAGGGTTCGACGCGGGGCAGGCAATCCAGTTCGCCAACGCGGTGTTGCTGGCCCGTTCCCCCGACGAACGGTTCGCCACGCTGGATCTCGCCGTCTTCGATCTCGTCTCGGGCGAACTAGAGCTGGCCAAGGCAGGGGCGTACCCCACGTTCGTCCTCCGAAGCGGGAGCGTGGAACGCCTGGAAGGCCGGGCCATCCCCGCGGGCATCCTGCAGGCGGTGGAGGTGGAGCCGGTACGCCGCAGGCTCCTCGACGGCGACGTGATCGTCATGGCTACGGACGGCGCCGCCGAGCTCGGGGAGGCCGGGGAGTCGTGCCTGCAGCACGTCCTGCAGACCCTGGGAAGCGCTCGTGGCGAGGCGGCCGCGCTCGCCGACGCCCTGAGCTCCTGCCTCGAGCAGGTGGCCCGCGGCCGGTGGCCCGACGACGTCACGGTGGCCGTCATGACGGTGCGCCAGCTTGACGCTCCCTTACTGCCAGCCTATACTGATGCTGGATCCGGAGCCGGATCCAGACGGCCCGCCAGGCCGTGGGTAGCGGTGGGGAGGCAGCGCCAGCGACGTTCCTTGGTGACAACGGGCGCCCAGCCCTTCGGTAGAGAAGGGAGTTGA